Below is a genomic region from Pseudochaenichthys georgianus chromosome 13, fPseGeo1.2, whole genome shotgun sequence.
TTGTTTGTAAATCGATCTTCAAAAGTCGAATGCCAGATGAATGCCGCTGCTGACTGTTGGTTTCCTGCACTGGGTCACAGGGAGGCTGCACACGGCCTTGGATGCTGTGCCTCATGGAAGATGCTTAGCAGGGTTACTTCAGGGTTTCACACAGTTTGTATACATAGGCTTGGAGTCTTGGAGATTATGGACAGATTTGTTTAGGTAAACAGGTCTTGCAGCATGTGTTACACACAAAGGTGCTATGTTGAACGCAGCAGAATACTTTGAATTGTTTCATGACATCTTCCTACAACACTATTGTGCCATTGTAGGTGGCAAGGAAGATAGTTTAAATCTTGGCTAAGATGGAACTATATGCAGCTTTGTACATAGGCATGTGGTTGTAATGAAGATGTTGCTGAGCCCTACTTGTTGTCAACACAAGTTTGGAGTGCACCCAGGCAAAAGAGAAGGCAGCTTGAATTGTTAATCTCcagttaaataaatgtattgcctgaactggttttttttttttcttcccctGTGCGCTGATTTAATTTATTAGGGTTATCCTTTACATTTCTGTCTGTTTCTTAAAATAAAGATGGGTAAAGGTCAGACAATTGCTGTTCACAAAAGCATCCTATAGTACATTTGGTAATTTTTACatctatttatttgtttaattactTCCTGGCCCATTTTCAGACTAGGAACTACATATTTATATTGACTAACCGGTTGTATTCTGCTCATTATACTGTATGTAGTGTAGGTCTCACTAAAGATTGATCAAAGCCAATTGTTAGACTGTAACTGTCCTTCACTTTTAAAATGGATTTTCCAGAACCACATTTTTAGACTTCACTATTTCACAAGTCAGCACTTTGACTGGTTGGGGGCATATTTTTAAGGTGTGTACATATATCACAAGTATAACATAACCTCATAAAAAACGTTATCGCATCAAAGATGTTATGACATTCATAATGAATATTAGATGGGAGTACATTTACAGTCCAAGCCATCCATCAGTCGCTTTTAGGATTAAAGCTTCACCATCATTGCACAAGGATGTACAGGGTTGATACTTACCATCCTTATTTTTGAATGAACAATGGAGACAAAACATCTTAAAACCCACATGATGCAGTGCTTCCGGCCAAGGTGTAACCTGTCAAACATGTGACTGACAACCCTTTATTAATTATAGCTTGACTACTGAGTTATATGAAGTAAACAAAACGCAACACAAATCTCTGCTGTTGCTCAGACCATTCAGCACTGTTGCAGTATGTTTATTGAAAACACCCATTTGTGTTGCTCAACCAGTTCATCTTTCATAATGAACATCCATTTGTCATTGGCAATTATTTTTAGAACACAATGACTTCTGGGAATCAAATCATAGAGCAAACCAATGGCAGTGTATTCAGACAGGATAACATGTCAAATACTGTACGTCCTGTCTCTACCTCGCTAGTCCGTACTGCAGGTGGATAAGGGTCGGATGCAGGGGCTTGTGCACTGATGGACCTTTTTACAAACACCTGCAGTGTAAGTTGTGCAGACTCCCTGCCTGCATGCTGCAATGCCTTCTGCAACTCTTTGTAAAAGTGGGAGGGACACAAATGTCTCCTGACTCCCTTTTTGTGTCACTGTTGATTAAAAGCGCTGCTAAATAATGTGCTTGACATGATGTGGTCACTTTCTCTCATTAGGTGTCAGATCACATCAATCTAATTTCTGCAGACAAAGGTATATAATAGACCTCTTCAATGCTAGTCTTTTGAAGTAAAGTAACCAATTGCGCAATTGGCATAGTTTCGTTATTATTTACTTGTTGTAATGCACGCACTTGGTCAGCAATGTTTGGCCAGACATTTGTCATATTTTAAGATATATCCAATTGAAATACAAACCCTGGGCCCAGTTGTGGATTAGATGAGCTCCATCAATAGAACATTAACATGAAACAGCAGTTGCCCAAGTAGTTGTGTCTTATACATTAAGTCCACAGACATTTCCTTTCATCATGTGATCCCAACATCCACTCTGACAGTAAGGGGGGCTTGTTAGTTTGAGTAGCAGGTTCTTTGTGTAGAATAATGATTGATGAGTCATCATAGAGCCAGGCACCTTCACTGGCCCCAAAGCAGCCACTTAACACCCACAACACAGAAAGGTAATTTCAGAAATGGTATTCTACAGAGATGTTGTTCTCCGGTGTGTCTCTGCCTTGTTGCTCTAAAAGGCAAAAGGGTTATTTGGATAGAAATGGGAAAATGAGTCACGCTTGACTGAATTAGATTTGATCATGATTCATTTTCATCTGTTTATTACTTTGCTGCCTATGGGAAACATCAAAAGAAGCCACATTTGTAATGCTTTTTAGAGACGCAGTTAATGAATAGTAAATATTtccctcttcttctctcagTGAAAACTATTTATTCGTTAGTATCTACATAGTTTTAAAAAATGTCACCAAATCAATTCTAATCGGGAGTTTATTCAAAATGAGATCTCTGCTCATGCCGTGTATAGGCAGGAACAATTACTGTATGATGACCCATGCGCAGCGACACAACAGATGTGGATGGAAACATAAACTTAAGTCTATATTTAAACCAAATCTTGACAGCACATCGTCCAGGGCCAACACTTCCTACTTCAGGTCACTAGACTTCAGCCCCTGTTTACCGGGACAGCACACAGCTGACTGCTGAAAGACATGGTtggaaaagtctttagtctgaaGCTCTCTCTGCtgtgacacatggcacatatcACAGCATTACTAAAACGATTTCCAAACAATGGTGCAGATAATCTAACACTGGTTCATACAAAATTGTAAACTGAAACATGAATTTAAACACTGAACGCTGTCTGAAGAAAAGGTGCTCACGTCTTACTCAAACATGGGAAGGGGAAGGGAAGGGGAAACTACTTTGTATAGCACTTGAAGTGCAAACATCCTGAGTAGTCACAGTTTCGTTCCTCAGGTTTCAGTGGGATCCTATCACAATTATATGACTGGAGTAGACATGCAATGGACAGGGTAAAAAGAGTTATTGGAAAGACATCAGATTATTTTGTTTAACTTTGCATGCATTTTCTGTATTCTGATATGTAGAGATACCAGACAATCAAACTCAGTACACTATTTTGTTCTATTAGCCACCTCTTCAAGATCTATGCCAATGAGATATCTATCACCACCCCAGTACAACTTAGTGAATGGAATAATTTTTGATTTGTAGTGGTCAAAGCACAGAACAAAATCAATATGGCATCTTATGTATTGAACCATGTCCaagtaaaaaaataatacaaagtGATTTGTTCCAAAGCGTTTCCACCTTGAACTATTCTCTACCAAAATGTTTGAAAACAAATAGTGAATATTATCCTGTGGATTATTTATTCCCATGAACTGTCCTCTAAATGAAAATACATGATAAATTATTCATAGATTCTTTTCTGCATCACACTGTGGGAGTGGCCTGATTTGACAAAGGGTACATCTTTTCTCCAGATTCTTATATAATAGGTCTCATAaataattaaaagaaaaactattGGTGAAAGAATTATTACATCATTGTCTGACGATTTGGGTTGAGTCTGGTTAGGAATTACTCATTCCGTCCAATGGTCACAAGGCAAAAACATttctctttattttaatttgaatAATTAGCAGAGACATTGGCATCTCTTTATCTCTCAATCTTCAATACACACAACTACAAAGttaagcagcattttatgggaTAGATAAAGAGCAAGGCATGGCAACCTTCCCTCAAGCTGACTATGCTAAGAGAAATGTTTTCTCTGATTGTAAACTCATGCTGCCCCAAATCCAATGAAACCGTTCATACTAGATGTGCCTGCCTTCAGGTGGAAGCCGTTCAGCACTTCACCTGGTGGAATCATTTCTTATAGTCTCGTCTATAGACACACATTGCCAGTCCCTGCTTCATTAACAGCAGTGGGTAGTGTATTAGTTTGTGTAAGGTGTTTGCTTAAAGCCTTCAGATTGTAATTAACTTGCCCAGAGTCCGTGAGACACAGTGATCCAGATGGCAGACGGGACCTGACCCTACAGGAGGACATTAAGCCAATTACCTGTAATGCAGGGTGAGAGTGGCGAGCTTTGCAGTCAAACAGCTGATTGTAAGAACAACATTGATATTTGGTGGATGTTTTCACAGGCGTCATGTTCCAGTGTGACGGATACAGTACAGAGGAAAAACACAGTTGGAAGACTGACCTCATCTGTATGAAGTGCTGATCATGCAGTTCCTGTGACAGAGCTTTGAAGAGGATGCAGTCACATGATTGCTTCAAACATGCCATACTGCAGATTTAGGTCTCTGGTCTACTGGCAgtgttactgtatgtcttaTCAGAGCTATTTTTAATCTAGCTGTCTACtgctgttttatatttaacagttTAAGGAAGATTTGACTGTACTATACATAACTATGATATGCTAGGCTACACTATTTAATAGAACATATGTATGACATGTGTTAAGTTCTATATCCAAACAATCTGCAATCAGAAATTATTTGAAGTATGTTCTTTTGTCTCTTTCTGTTTATAATTCAATACATGTTTGCTCCTATGATCCAGCTCTCCTTTAAGCACAAGCTAGACCCTGAGCTACTGTAAGGGAGAGACTGTTTTAAAGAAAGGTCCCTTTTCAGCCAAGAGGGGCTGCTGGAAGGCAGGGAGGAAGCGAGAGGGAGGGCTGTTGCAATGCTAAAGGCTAAAGGCTAGCCAGCCGAAAAGGGAGGAGCCTGAGGGCTTTGGTTCCTCAAACTTCCTCCTGATGTCACCGTTCAGCTGCTGCAATTCAGAGTCCATGTGAAGGAAAGGCAGTGCAGGGAGGGGAGGGCTCTTAAAGGGGAGACAAGAGGAGGCAGAGCGGGTCGGGGATGGGCTGGCTGTTTGGAGACTGAAAGGGCTCAACGGAGCTCCTTAGTCTACAGGCCATGTCGTCACTTGGCAAGAGCAACAATGCCTTAAACAATCCCCAGCTGAAAGACGTCTGTGGCTGAAATCAGGCCCTCTGATGCTATGAGTGCATCTGTGTGGTTCGGAGAGTAGAGAAAAAGAGAGGACAATAGAGAGAGGGAACATAGATGAAGGGAGGGGAAGAGGGGTGAGCTGTGAGCAGATCCGGAATGCCATTGTTGGAGCCCACCGCTCTGAGTTGCAGCGAGGGAACAGCTGCCTCTGAGGCCCGCTCATGTGAGGCAGGCAGCCCACTCATGTGAGGCAGGCAGCCCAGTTCACTGTGGATTTTAGCCCCTTCTCCGACAGGTGGGGCCTGAACCTAGCGAGGTAAGAGTCAAGGGAAGGAACTAGTAGGAATTTGGGGAGTGGCGTTTCAAAGCTTCCTCTTCTTACACTCAAAGAAAAGGGCCCTAGCTATTTTTGTTAGAGGTGTCAAAAGGCAGAGTGGGAAGCTTTAGCTAGCTGATGTGCAGGCCTGACAGTTACCCTGATCCCAGGTCAGATTTAGAGAGAAGCTACTGTATGTAGATAAAACCTAAAGGAGAAATTACAAACCCTGGAAAGATGAGGTGAGGTGAGGTGTGTACATAGAGCTGGTTAATGAGTTTATATTGCCTCCTAAGAAAAGGTGTGGGTGTCATGACTTATGGATCATGGCTACCAACTGGGGTATTCACGCCAAATGAATCGTGAGTCTTTCTCAGCTGAGTGGATATGTTTTTATCATGCATCTTTTAGATGTTTGGTGTTTTGGATGGTATTACATACGGTGTCCTTATTCTTGTGAACACATGTTCGTTTGCTTGAATCCTTTATCAGATACATAAatcaaacaaattaaataatcTATATAATTAATATAGCTCAAGTTGTGGATTGGATTCCTGTCTTGCTGACATTGATTATTTATTATTGATTAGTGCTACAAAGTCATGCATATGATCTATTTGTGGTCAATATTAAGCTTTCTGAATGTTAACCCCATTCCCTTTTTTAAATACCTCCTATTTTTTTAGATTCTTTGTTTATAAAGTAGTGTATTAAAGATTTTCCTTTCGAAATAAGTCTGATTGACACAGTTTTTGCCTCAGTTTTTACAGTAATTTAGCATAGCAGAGCTCCTCATGTCACAGATGATGCACAGACTtccttacatttgtatttaggTACCCCTCTTTTAAAACCCATCCATTTGTAATTTAATCTAGTAGTAGAAGAAGTGGATCGCCTCTGATTGCACTCTCAAGGTGGTTGGAGGATGTTGCATGGCAGACATGACAACAAGAGCGGCATCCGAAAGTAGGTGAAATTGACAAAGGGCGAGTGGATACCGATACGCTCTCTCTACACTGTTGTGTCTCAGTTTCCTGTTAAAAAGATGTCGTAGAAGACACAAGATCTCTGAGGGGAACACATTGTAACAGCGAGCTTAATATATACCAATTTTGTAAAGAGGAATTGATCAAAAGTAGTTGTACTGTTACAATAACCACAATTTAAAATCTTTACCAGACCAATGCATGACATATTATGGATTACATTAGATGAATACAGGATGATGCTATTTTGTAAAGAAGACGTATCAATCACATGACTGTTATTGATGTTAATGTAATCCTTTGTGTTTATGTACGATATGACAGATGTACAACATGTCATTGGCACACTGAGATAATCTGAGCTTGACCCAGTGATACAATTCATGTCACGGCAACAACCACCTGAGAGCGAGCAGGCATACACTCATAACCCAGAATTtaacaaatgttaaaaacaataaaacagaagACGCAGTGTATGGTAAAAATAATGGCAGGAATTATACTAGATACATTTCAGCCTTCATCATAtttataaatacacacatactaCACTTTTAAGACCACTGCAAACGCAGACATGTTGGCTCCTAGACTGCATAGTTGTTCTGCCCCGTGGTGTTTCATCACATAAATGGTTTCCTCCACTGCATTAGCTTGTAAGGGTTTGCATTTATACAGTCACACAACCTCTGGCTATGCGGGTGTTTGTGAAAAAAGAAGCTCATCCTACTGACACAGTTTAATAAGTGAGGGAAAGCATACAATCCTAGCAGATGCAGTGCAGGATTTAGATGAGGTTTTTTATTAACAGCATTATGACTCATCCCTTCCTCTGCTCCCGCTGAGGGTAGCAAACACGCCCTCCTCACCCTGTTTGAGCATTTCTTGACCTTTCTCCCGTTTCTCTCCCTGTGTGCGCAGGTTAAGTGGTCCCTGATCACCCTTTGAATGTCTGTAACCATGGCCAAGCGTGAGACCGGCAGCACCAGCCCTGTGGTCCGGCAGATAGACAAGCAGTTCCTGGTCTGCAGCATCTGTTTGGACCATTATCACAACCCAAAGGTCCTGCCCTGCCTGCACACCTTCTGCGAGAAGTAAGCTTTAAACCAGTCAATCAAACTTTATTGGTACAACACATTTCATACAAAacagctcaaagcgctttacaggtGACTGACAAAGTAATACTGTAATATGAATATGACATTAGAAAGATACACAGTAAAACAATTGGTAACTAATAAAAAGCTACATTTAAATTTCAGACAGATTTAAACTTTTTTTAGGACAAGATGAACTACGACGGATTTTTTCAATGTGCGAAActctgaaaatgattacataaAAACGAGTGCATCGTATTATTTTTGCCTGCAGTAAGTTATACAACGGTAATGCATTAAAAGGAAGATTTAAGACATTGTATGTATAATGGATAACATGTATAATGGCCCAAAATCACACCACTTTTGCCAGCTTTTCTCTCCATGGCTTCTGCTTGATGTAAGACACTAACCACTCTGAGCTGGCAGACAGTATTTTTGGCAAGAAGCAGTTATTTCCACACATGGGACCGATAGTACAGTTATTAAAATCTTCATCTTCCCCTGCGTAGATGTCTACAGAACTACATCCCTCCCCAGTCTTTGACGCTGTCCTGTCCAGTGTGCAGACAGACCTCTATCTTGCCAGAGAAGGGTGTGGCAGCCCTGCAGAACAACTTCTTCATCACAAACCTAATGGAAGTGTTACAACGAGACCCAGAGTGCAGCCGACCTGAGGCCTGTAATGTCCTTGAGTCGGCCAGTGCAGCTACAGCCTGTCAGCCCCTCTCCTGCCCCAACCACGAGGGCAAGGTAAGCTAAAGCAAAAGGGCCAACAGTATTCAACAATCAGTCAGATCTATTAATATAACAAATGTCTTATGTAAGAAAATATGTTCATGAAAATATGATGATTGGTGTTTCATGCTCCACTGCACCATCTGCAGGTGATGGAGTTTTACTGCGAGTCATGTGAAACAGCCATGTGTCTGGAGTGCACAGAAGGGGAACATCGGGAACATGTGACCGTTCCTCTGAGGGATGTGCTGGAACAGCATAAGTCAGCGCTAAAGAATCAGCTGGACGCTGTGCGCAACAGGTACGATTTTCATTCCAATGAGTTATGTGATTGCGTTTGGTAGATCTTGGTAGTGATGGAAAATGTGAAGCATGCTAATTTGAAATGTTATCTTTTTTTCTGGCAGACTACCTCAGCTGACGGCTGCCATTGACCTTGTAAGTGTGATCTCCAAGCAGCTTACTGAGCGGAAAAACGAGGCAGCGACTGAAATCAGTAACACTTTTGACGAGCTGGAGAAGGCCTTACACCAACGCAAGACTGCCCTCATTACAGAGGTGGAAAACATCTGCAGCACCAAGCTGAAGGTCTGCGGTCTTTCTGATGattcttttttttgtaaacatcACATTTTAGTACAATCACAACTGACTATCTCCCCGTGTCTCTTTGGACACTTTCAGGTGCTTCAAGCCCAGCTGACGTCTTTGCTTCAGGGCAAAGAGAACATCCAGAGCAGCTGCAACTTCACAGAGCAGGCCCTGAGCCATGGCAGCGCCACGGAGGTCCTGCTGGTCCAGAAGCAGATGGGTGAGCGGGTCAGTGCCCTGGCGAGACACACCTTTCCTGAGCATCCTCACGAGAATGGACATCTGGAGTGCCAGGTAGAGACGGATGGACTGAAGCGCTCCATTCAGAACCTGGGAGTCCTGATCACCACGGGGACTGTAGGCCACACGAGTGTCGCCACCGGGGAAGGCCTGCGACATGCACTGGTCGGCCAGCACACTTCTGTCACAGTCACCACTAAAGACAAGGATGCAGAACTAGTGAAGACTGGTAATGCCGCTCTGAGGGCGGAGATCATCTCTGCAGATGGAGCGTGCACTGAAGCGGAGGTTACGGACAACAAGAACGGCACCTACGAAGTTGGATACACCATCCGCTCAGAGGGAGAGTTCACCTTCTCTTTGCTGCTGTACGAACAGCCTGTGAGGGGTAGTCCGTACCGCCTGCGTGCCGTCAAGCCGTCCGATGTCCTGCAGTCACCAGACGATGTGAAGAGAAGAGTGAAGTCCCCGAGCGGGGGAGGGGGTCATGTTCGGCAGAAGGCTGTGCGCAGACCCTCCAGCATGTACAGCACCACCAAGAAAAAGGAAAACCCAATAGAGGATGAGCTGATCTACAGAGTGGGTGGGTGATGAAACTGGCTGGATGTTAATTATGGGTACTGTCGACTTAACTGTGGGATGTTTTCCTCTAGAGCACACCGAGTTATATATCTTGATGATTGATGTACCTGATGATGCAGTATTTACTTTAAGACCTCTTTTGTAGCAACATAATTGTTCCTTTGTCTTGCACACCAAACAAAAACGAAAAATATTTCTACGAAGTATTGTTAGCAAATTACAGCAGAATTTAAGCCTGGTGTATTTTTGATATGACAGGAACAAGAGGGCGAGATAAAGGAGAATTTACCAACCTACAAGGCATCTCTACCGCCAGCAATGGACGGATTGTGGTGGCAGACAGCAACAACCAGTGTATACAGGTCAGTGTCGAAATACAAATGGAattcatctttttttttcatatcGTTGCATCGATTAACTTAGTCTTGTGTCTTCTGTCGGAGaaaaataatttattttatttttataccTTTTACCTCACTGTGTCTCTTAAACCCGTTAAAATGTTATATATTTTTGCATATACCTGTAAAGTTCTTAACATCtaatctgaggggaatttcttgttcatttttaacttgtgatgtatgccattttgtaaagcactttgagcagcatgtgttgtatgaaaagtgctatgtaaataaagctttattattaaaTTGTTCAGGCTTTGGAGTGATAGAAAATTCTCTTTGTCTAGGTATTCTCAAATGATGGCCTGTTCAAGATGAGGTTTGGGGTCAGAGGTCGTTCACCGGGGCAGCTGCAGCGCCCCACAGGGGTCACAGTGGACGTGAACGGTGACATAATTGTGGCTGATTACGACAACCGATGGATTAGCATCTTCTCCTCAGATGGAAAGTTCAAGGTAAATGGTCTCAGCCAAGAAGAACgacacacacctcacacacacttcacaccTGTTTCTCTGGATGACTCAAGTTTCCCTGTGGCTCTCGCAGAGCAAAATCGGGGCTGGGAGATTGATGGGACCGAAGGGCGTGGCTGTGGATAAGAACGGACATATCATCACGGTTGATAATAAGGCCTGCTGTGTCTTCATATTTCAATCAAATGGGAAGCTGGTGACAAAGTTCGGAGCCAGAGGAACATCAGACCGACACTTTGCAGGTACTGTCTAGATGTATTAAAAAAATGGTATTATCATTGAATCGATCTTCTTGCAGGAAGAAAATATGTACACCAAATGGGCCAGAATTACAGATTTCCTTCATGCTTTAtactctaaagcaggggtgtcaaactcaatttcatcgcgggcctcATTAGAaatatggttgcactcaaagggccggtggtaactttaagactagataaatatacatagataaatatacaataatgtattattttacactATTGCCTCTTCATTgaattattatcagatagggtaataacttcataattaactacgtctgaaagcagaagtctagggaaaataattgcaagtcttttcattgcgcatgtcacaaaatgagatgcattgtgggacatgtagtttatggacaacgttctcctgtaaagcggcgcataacattataataaactcATTATATTCATTGTAAGCTCTTgcagggccacataaaatgaagtggcgggccggatttggccccgaGCCTTgaatttgacacccctgctctaaaggaATGTCGATTTTGAAGTATCATTTATTAAGAAGCATGTTTTGTATCCTCCTATTTTTAGACTTAATCTAATGTTGGCATGTATAgctgcttgtttaattattttgtttaATAATTATAGCCATTGTCCCACAGGTATTGATTCTTTATATTGCATTGATGATCTTATACTGTTAACCTGCATCTGATCATCACGGTACAAGGCAGAGCTGCAAAGAGGCAAAAGTTCATAATGCACACTAATGCATGGAAATAATGTGAAGATTTTCTCCCTGTCTTTTGCTTTTCACTATAATGCTTGGGAGAGAAATCACGTCTTGATAGGATTCGCTTGCATTACTGAAGTCCCTCATTTGTACTGCTTCAGTTGTTGACCGCAGTATTTCAGTTGGAAATCACCCGTTCTTTCAATTTACTTTCTCACTTGGActttttttctttcctttttagaaaaaagtggtgcaaacattgcactggAACAAAAGCTTAGTAAATCTGGCCCTGTTTTCAGTAAGTAATGAAGTCACTGTGAATGTAAACTGTTCTTTGTACGTGTTTATGCTCTGTGGTTTCTCACGTGTTGTCCCACGTCATCTGTGTGTCTTGTGTGTCCTGTAGTCCAAAAATAGTGGGGAACATCCTGTTGTATAGCAGTGGATGACTCATCGTTTTTCTCTTTACCTCTCTGCTGCTTTCAGGTCCTCACTTTGTGGCTGTGAATAACAAAAA
It encodes:
- the LOC117457239 gene encoding tripartite motif-containing protein 3-like encodes the protein MSVTMAKRETGSTSPVVRQIDKQFLVCSICLDHYHNPKVLPCLHTFCEKCLQNYIPPQSLTLSCPVCRQTSILPEKGVAALQNNFFITNLMEVLQRDPECSRPEACNVLESASAATACQPLSCPNHEGKVMEFYCESCETAMCLECTEGEHREHVTVPLRDVLEQHKSALKNQLDAVRNRLPQLTAAIDLVSVISKQLTERKNEAATEISNTFDELEKALHQRKTALITEVENICSTKLKVLQAQLTSLLQGKENIQSSCNFTEQALSHGSATEVLLVQKQMGERVSALARHTFPEHPHENGHLECQVETDGLKRSIQNLGVLITTGTVGHTSVATGEGLRHALVGQHTSVTVTTKDKDAELVKTGNAALRAEIISADGACTEAEVTDNKNGTYEVGYTIRSEGEFTFSLLLYEQPVRGSPYRLRAVKPSDVLQSPDDVKRRVKSPSGGGGHVRQKAVRRPSSMYSTTKKKENPIEDELIYRVGTRGRDKGEFTNLQGISTASNGRIVVADSNNQCIQVFSNDGLFKMRFGVRGRSPGQLQRPTGVTVDVNGDIIVADYDNRWISIFSSDGKFKSKIGAGRLMGPKGVAVDKNGHIITVDNKACCVFIFQSNGKLVTKFGARGTSDRHFAEKSGANIALEQKLSKSGPVFSPHFVAVNNKNEIVVTDFHNHSVKVYNADGEFLFKFGSHGEGNGQFNAPTGVAVDANGNIIVADWGNSRIQVFDSSGSFLSYINTTADPLYGPQGLSLTSDGHVAVADSGNHCFKVYRYLQ